The following proteins are encoded in a genomic region of Streptococcus gwangjuense:
- the mutY gene encoding A/G-specific adenine glycosylase gives MLDLKEYGIVMWPEEKIISFREKLLNWYDENKRDLPWRRSKNPYHIWVSEIMLQQTRVDTVIPYYERFLDWFPTVKSLATAPEERLLKAWEGLGYYSRVRNMQAAAQQIMTDFGGQFPHTYEGISSLKGIGPYTAGAISSIAFNLPEPAVDGNVMRVLARLFEVNHDIGIPSNRKIFQAMMEILIDPERPGDFNQALMDLGSDIEAPVNPRPEESPVKDFSAAYQNGTMDRYPIKAPKKKPVPIYLKALVVKNAQGQFLLEKNESEKLLAGFWHFPLIEVDNFSQEEQFDLFHQVAEESVNFGPSPEESFQQDYDLDVDWLDIYFETVKHIFSHRKWHVQIVAGQVSDFHDFSDREVRWLSPEEFKNVPLAKPQQKIWQAYAQANLDSSKD, from the coding sequence ATGTTAGATTTGAAAGAATACGGTATCGTCATGTGGCCGGAGGAGAAGATCATTTCTTTTCGTGAGAAACTTCTCAACTGGTATGATGAAAATAAAAGAGATTTGCCGTGGCGTAGGAGTAAAAATCCTTATCATATTTGGGTGTCTGAAATTATGCTCCAGCAGACTAGGGTAGATACGGTTATTCCTTATTACGAACGATTCTTGGACTGGTTTCCAACAGTTAAAAGTTTGGCAACAGCTCCTGAAGAACGTTTGTTGAAGGCTTGGGAAGGCTTGGGTTATTATTCTAGAGTTCGCAATATGCAGGCTGCAGCCCAGCAGATTATGACTGACTTTGGTGGTCAATTTCCACATACCTATGAAGGAATTTCCAGCTTGAAAGGAATTGGACCTTACACAGCAGGAGCCATTTCCAGTATTGCTTTTAACTTGCCTGAGCCAGCTGTAGATGGTAATGTCATGCGGGTTTTGGCGCGTCTGTTTGAAGTCAATCACGATATTGGCATTCCAAGTAATCGCAAAATTTTTCAGGCAATGATGGAAATCTTGATTGACCCAGAGCGTCCGGGTGACTTTAATCAAGCCTTGATGGACTTGGGCTCAGATATTGAGGCTCCTGTAAATCCCAGACCAGAAGAAAGCCCAGTTAAGGACTTTAGTGCGGCATATCAGAATGGCACAATGGACCGTTATCCAATCAAGGCTCCCAAGAAAAAGCCAGTTCCCATTTATCTCAAAGCCTTGGTGGTCAAAAATGCTCAAGGACAATTTTTACTTGAAAAAAATGAAAGTGAAAAGCTATTGGCAGGTTTTTGGCATTTCCCCTTGATAGAAGTTGATAACTTTTCGCAAGAAGAGCAGTTTGACCTCTTTCATCAGGTTGCAGAAGAAAGTGTGAATTTTGGACCCAGTCCAGAAGAGAGTTTCCAGCAGGACTATGACTTAGATGTTGATTGGCTTGATATTTATTTTGAGACTGTTAAGCATATCTTTAGTCATCGCAAGTGGCATGTTCAAATTGTAGCAGGGCAAGTGAGTGATTTCCATGATTTTTCAGATAGGGAAGTTCGCTGGCTTTCACCAGAAGAATTCAAGAATGTTCCACTTGCTAAACCCCAACAAAAAATCTGGCAGGCTTATGCACAAGCCAACTTAGACAGTAGCAAAGACTAG
- a CDS encoding phospho-sugar mutase — protein sequence MSYQENYQKWVDFADLPDYLRQDLENMDEKTKEDAFYTNLEFGTAGMRGLIGAGTNRINIYVVRQATEGLARLIESKGGNEKERGVAIAYDSRHFSPEFAFESAAVLAKHGIKSYVFESLRPTPELSFAVRHLNCFAGIMVTASHNPAPFNGYKVYGEDGGQMPPHDADALTTYIRAIENPFAVEVADVEAEKASGLIEVIGEAVDAEYLKEVKDVNINPTLIEEFGKDMKIVYTPLHGTGEMLARRALAQAGFDSVQVVEAQATADPDFSTVKSPNPESQAAFALAEELGRQVGADVLVATDPDADRVGVEVLQKDGSYLNLSGNQIGAIMAKYILEAHKNAGTLPENAALCKSIVSTDLVTKIAESYGATMFNVLTGFKFIAEKIQEFEEKHNHTYMMGFEESFGYLIKPFVRDKDAIQAVLVVAELAAYYRSRGLTLADGIEEIYKEYGYYAEKTISVTLSGVDGAEQIKAIMAKFRNNAPKEWNATAITVVEDFKAQTATAADSTVTNLTTPPSDVLKYTLADGSWIAVRPSGTEPKIKFYIAVVGETNEESQAKIANIEAEINAFVK from the coding sequence ATGTCTTACCAAGAAAATTACCAGAAATGGGTTGATTTTGCGGATCTTCCTGACTACCTTCGTCAAGATTTGGAAAATATGGATGAAAAAACAAAGGAAGATGCCTTCTATACTAATCTTGAATTTGGTACTGCAGGTATGCGTGGCTTGATTGGTGCTGGTACAAACCGCATCAACATCTACGTTGTTCGCCAAGCTACTGAAGGATTGGCTCGTTTGATTGAGTCAAAAGGTGGAAACGAAAAAGAACGTGGTGTGGCAATCGCTTACGATAGCCGTCACTTCTCACCTGAGTTTGCCTTTGAATCTGCAGCAGTTCTTGCTAAACACGGTATCAAATCTTACGTTTTTGAAAGCCTTCGTCCAACTCCAGAACTATCATTTGCAGTTCGTCACCTCAACTGTTTCGCAGGTATCATGGTTACAGCCAGCCATAACCCTGCTCCATTTAACGGTTACAAGGTTTACGGTGAAGACGGTGGACAAATGCCTCCACACGATGCAGACGCTTTGACTACTTATATCCGTGCAATCGAAAACCCATTTGCAGTTGAAGTTGCTGATGTGGAAGCTGAAAAAGCTTCTGGCTTAATTGAAGTCATCGGCGAAGCTGTCGATGCAGAATACCTCAAAGAAGTTAAGGACGTTAACATCAACCCAACCTTGATTGAAGAATTTGGTAAAGACATGAAGATTGTCTACACACCACTACATGGTACTGGTGAAATGTTGGCTCGTCGTGCTCTTGCCCAAGCAGGATTTGATTCTGTTCAAGTCGTTGAAGCACAAGCAACTGCTGACCCTGACTTCTCTACTGTAAAATCTCCAAACCCAGAAAGCCAAGCAGCCTTTGCTCTTGCTGAAGAACTTGGTCGTCAAGTTGGTGCAGATGTTCTTGTCGCAACTGACCCTGACGCTGACCGTGTTGGTGTTGAAGTTCTTCAAAAAGATGGTAGCTACCTCAACCTTTCAGGTAACCAAATCGGTGCTATCATGGCTAAATACATCTTGGAAGCACACAAAAACGCAGGAACTCTTCCTGAAAATGCGGCTCTCTGCAAATCTATCGTATCAACTGACTTGGTAACAAAGATTGCTGAAAGCTACGGCGCAACCATGTTCAACGTTTTGACAGGTTTCAAATTTATCGCTGAGAAAATCCAAGAATTCGAAGAAAAACACAATCACACTTACATGATGGGATTTGAAGAAAGCTTCGGTTACTTGATTAAACCATTCGTACGTGATAAAGACGCTATCCAAGCCGTTCTTGTCGTTGCTGAACTTGCTGCTTACTACCGTTCTCGTGGTTTGACTCTTGCTGACGGTATCGAAGAAATCTACAAAGAGTACGGCTACTACGCTGAAAAGACTATCTCTGTTACCCTTTCAGGTGTCGATGGTGCTGAACAAATCAAAGCGATTATGGCTAAATTCCGCAATAATGCTCCAAAAGAATGGAATGCAACAGCTATCACTGTCGTAGAAGACTTCAAAGCTCAAACAGCTACTGCTGCTGACAGTACTGTTACAAACTTGACAACTCCTCCAAGTGATGTGTTGAAATACACACTTGCTGACGGTTCATGGATTGCCGTTCGCCCTTCAGGTACAGAACCAAAAATCAAGTTCTACATTGCAGTTGTAGGTGAAACCAACGAAGAATCACAAGCTAAGATTGCTAATATCGAAGCAGAAATCAATGCATTTGTAAAATAA
- the yycF gene encoding response regulator YycF produces MKKILIVDDEKPISDIIKFNMTKEGYEVVTAFNGREALEQFEAEQPDIIILDLMLPEIDGLEVAKTIRKTSSVPIIMLSAKDSEFDKVIGLELGADDYVTKPFSNRELQARVKALLRRTDLASVDNQESDEKKTQPLQIGDLEIVPDAYVAKKYGEELDLTHREFELLYHLASHIGQVITREHLLETVWGYDYFGDVRTVDVTIRRLREKIEDTPSRPEYILTRRGVGYYMRNND; encoded by the coding sequence ATGAAAAAAATATTAATTGTAGATGATGAAAAACCAATCTCGGACATTATCAAGTTTAATATGACCAAGGAAGGTTACGAGGTTGTAACTGCTTTTAACGGTCGTGAAGCGCTAGAACAATTTGAAGCAGAGCAGCCAGATATTATTATTCTGGATTTGATGCTTCCAGAAATTGATGGGTTAGAAGTTGCTAAGACTATTCGCAAGACGAGTAGTGTGCCTATTATCATGCTGTCGGCTAAAGATAGTGAGTTTGATAAGGTTATCGGTTTAGAGCTTGGAGCGGATGACTATGTGACAAAACCCTTCTCAAATCGTGAGTTGCAGGCACGTGTTAAAGCTCTTCTTCGTCGCACGGACTTGGCTTCTGTAGATAATCAAGAGTCAGATGAAAAGAAAACCCAACCCTTGCAAATTGGGGACTTGGAGATTGTGCCAGATGCTTATGTAGCTAAGAAATACGGTGAAGAACTAGATTTAACCCACCGTGAATTTGAACTCTTATACCATTTAGCTTCTCATATTGGTCAAGTGATTACACGTGAACATTTGCTTGAAACGGTCTGGGGTTATGATTATTTCGGAGATGTTCGGACTGTTGACGTAACTATCAGACGTTTGCGTGAGAAGATTGAAGATACACCTAGTCGTCCAGAGTATATCCTAACACGTCGTGGTGTTGGTTATTATATGAGAAATAATGATTGA
- the vicK gene encoding cell wall metabolism sensor histidine kinase VicK yields the protein MIELIRKNILTSDFIFILILLGFILIVTLLLLENRRDNIRLKQINQKVKDLIAGDYSQVLDMQGSSEITNITNNLNDLSEVIRLTQENLEQESKRLHSILSYMTDGVLATNRRGKITMINDMAKKQLGVQKEEVLNKSILELLKIEDEYELRDLITQVPELMIDSQDDNGEYLSLRVRFALVRRESGFISGLVAVLHDTTEQEKEERERRLFVSNVSHELRTPLTSVKSYLEALDEGALSEPVAPDFIKVSLDETNRMMRMVTDLLHLSRIDNATSHLDVELINFTAFITFILNRFDKMRGSDEEKKYELVRDYPITSVWIEIDTDKMTQVIDNILNNAIKYSPDGGKITVTMKTTDDQMILSISDQGLGIPKQDLPRIFDRFYRVDRARSRAQGGTGLGLSIAKEIIKQHKGFIWAKSEYGKGSTFTIVLPYDKDAVKEEVWEDEVED from the coding sequence ATGATTGAATTGATTAGAAAAAATATTCTTACTAGTGATTTTATCTTCATTTTAATTTTATTGGGTTTTATCTTGATTGTTACCTTGCTCTTACTAGAAAATCGGCGGGATAATATTCGGTTGAAGCAGATTAATCAAAAAGTTAAAGACTTGATTGCAGGAGATTATTCGCAGGTATTGGATATGCAGGGAAGCTCTGAAATCACTAATATTACCAATAATCTTAATGATTTATCAGAAGTAATCCGTTTGACCCAAGAAAATCTGGAACAAGAGAGTAAACGATTGCACAGTATCCTCTCATACATGACAGACGGAGTCCTTGCAACCAATCGTCGTGGCAAGATTACTATGATTAATGACATGGCTAAGAAACAGCTAGGTGTTCAGAAAGAAGAGGTTCTCAATAAAAGTATTCTAGAATTGCTTAAGATTGAAGATGAGTATGAACTTCGTGATTTGATTACCCAAGTTCCTGAGCTTATGATTGATTCTCAGGATGACAATGGTGAGTATCTGAGCCTTCGTGTACGCTTTGCCTTGGTGCGTCGTGAGTCTGGCTTTATCTCAGGTTTGGTTGCAGTTTTACACGATACGACGGAGCAGGAGAAGGAAGAACGAGAACGAAGACTCTTTGTTTCCAACGTTAGTCATGAGCTACGGACGCCTCTGACCAGCGTAAAATCCTATCTTGAAGCCTTGGATGAGGGTGCCTTGTCAGAACCTGTAGCGCCAGACTTTATCAAGGTATCTCTAGACGAAACCAACCGTATGATGCGAATGGTGACAGATCTTCTCCATCTTTCACGGATTGATAATGCGACCAGTCACCTAGATGTGGAACTGATTAACTTTACTGCCTTTATTACCTTTATTCTTAACCGTTTTGATAAGATGAGGGGATCAGATGAAGAGAAGAAATACGAATTGGTTAGAGATTATCCGATTACGTCTGTCTGGATTGAAATTGATACAGACAAAATGACGCAGGTGATTGATAATATTCTTAACAATGCCATTAAGTATTCACCAGATGGTGGGAAAATCACAGTGACCATGAAGACAACTGATGATCAGATGATTTTATCTATCTCAGACCAAGGTTTGGGTATTCCTAAGCAGGATTTACCACGTATTTTTGACCGTTTTTATCGTGTTGATCGTGCCAGAAGTCGTGCCCAAGGTGGTACAGGCCTAGGACTGTCCATTGCTAAAGAAATTATCAAACAACATAAGGGCTTTATTTGGGCCAAGAGTGAATACGGTAAGGGATCAACCTTCACCATTGTGTTACCTTATGATAAGGATGCAGTGAAAGAAGAAGTATGGGAGGACGAAGTAGAAGACTAG
- a CDS encoding PedC/BrcD family bacteriocin maturation disulfide isomerase, producing MEQFLDNIKDLEVTTVARAQEALDKKETATFFIGRKTCPYCRKFAGTLSGVVAETKAHIYFINSEESSQLNELQEFRSRYGIPTVPGFVHIADGQINVRCDSSMSAQEIKEFAGL from the coding sequence ATGGAACAATTTTTAGATAATATCAAAGACCTTGAAGTCACTACAGTTGCGCGTGCGCAAGAAGCTCTTGATAAAAAAGAAACTGCAACCTTCTTTATCGGTCGTAAAACTTGCCCTTACTGCCGTAAATTTGCTGGTACATTGTCAGGTGTCGTAGCTGAAACCAAAGCTCACATTTACTTCATCAACAGTGAAGAATCAAGCCAACTCAATGAGTTGCAAGAATTCCGCTCACGCTACGGAATACCAACTGTACCAGGCTTCGTTCACATTGCAGATGGACAAATCAATGTCCGTTGCGACTCTTCAATGTCAGCACAAGAAATCAAAGAATTTGCAGGATTGTAA
- a CDS encoding ABC-F family ATP-binding cassette domain-containing protein — MIILQANKIERSFAGEVLFDNINLQVDERDRIALVGKNGAGKSTLLKILVGEEEPTSGEINKKKDISLSYLAQDSRFESENTIYDEMLHVFDDLRQTEKQLRQMELEMGEKSGEALDKLMSDYDRLSENFRQAGGFTYEADIRAILNGFKFDESMWQMKIGELSGGQNTRLALAKMLLEKPNLLVLDEPTNHLDIETIAWLENYLVNYSGALIIVSHDRYFLDKVATITLDLTKHSLDRYVGNYSRFVELKEQKLATEAKNYEKQQKEIAALEDFVNRNLVRASTTKRAQSRRKQLEKMERLDKPEASKKAANMTFQSEKTSGNVVLTVENAAIGYDGEILSQPINLDLRKMNAVAIVGPNGIGKSTFIKSIVDQIPFIKGEKRFGANVEVGYYDQTQSKLTPSNTVLNELWNDFKLTPEVEIRNRLGAFLFSGDDVKKSVGMLSGGEKARLLLAKLSMENNNFLILDEPTNHLDIDSKEVLENALIDFDGTLLFVSHDRYFINRVATHVLELSENGSTLYLGDYDYYVEKKAEVEMSQTEEASTSNQAKEASPVNDYQAQKESQKEVRKLMRQIESLEAEIEELESQSQAISEQMLETNDADKLMELQAELDKISHRQEEAMLEWEELSEQV, encoded by the coding sequence ATGATTATTTTACAAGCTAATAAAATTGAACGTTCTTTTGCAGGAGAGGTTCTTTTTGATAATATCAACTTGCAGGTTGATGAACGAGACAGGATTGCTCTTGTTGGGAAAAATGGTGCGGGTAAGTCTACTCTTTTGAAGATTTTGGTTGGAGAAGAGGAGCCAACAAGTGGAGAAATCAATAAGAAAAAAGATATTTCTCTGTCTTACCTAGCCCAAGATAGCCGTTTTGAGTCTGAAAACACCATCTACGATGAGATGCTTCATGTCTTTGATGACCTACGTCAAACTGAGAAGCAACTTCGTCAGATGGAGTTGGAGATGGGAGAAAAGTCTGGTGAGGCTTTGGATAAACTGATGTCAGATTACGACCGCTTATCTGAGAATTTTCGCCAAGCAGGTGGCTTTACCTATGAAGCTGATATTCGAGCTATTTTGAATGGATTCAAGTTTGATGAGTCTATGTGGCAGATGAAAATTGGCGAGCTTTCTGGCGGTCAAAATACTCGTTTGGCTCTAGCCAAAATGCTCCTAGAAAAGCCCAATCTCTTGGTACTAGACGAGCCAACCAACCACTTGGATATTGAAACCATTGCCTGGCTAGAGAATTACTTGGTAAACTATAGCGGTGCCCTTATTATTGTCAGCCACGACCGTTACTTCTTGGACAAGGTTGCGACAATTACGCTAGATTTGACCAAGCATTCCTTGGATCGTTATGTGGGTAATTACTCTCGTTTTGTCGAGTTGAAAGAACAAAAACTAGCTACTGAGGCAAAAAACTATGAAAAGCAACAGAAGGAAATCGCGGCTCTGGAAGACTTTGTCAATCGTAATCTAGTCCGAGCTTCAACGACTAAACGTGCCCAATCTCGACGTAAACAACTGGAAAAAATGGAACGTTTGGACAAGCCTGAAGCTAGTAAGAAAGCAGCCAACATGACCTTCCAGTCTGAAAAAACGTCGGGCAATGTTGTATTGACTGTTGAAAATGCGGCTATTGGCTATGATGGGGAAATATTGTCACAACCTATCAACCTAGACCTTCGTAAGATGAATGCTGTTGCCATCGTTGGTCCAAATGGAATCGGCAAGTCAACCTTTATCAAGTCTATTGTTGACCAGATTCCTTTTATCAAGGGAGAAAAGCGCTTTGGCGCTAATGTTGAGGTTGGTTACTATGACCAAACCCAAAGTAAGCTGACACCAAGTAATACGGTGCTGAATGAACTCTGGAATGATTTCAAACTGACACCAGAAGTTGAAATCCGCAACCGTCTAGGTGCCTTCCTTTTCTCTGGTGATGATGTTAAAAAATCAGTCGGCATGTTGTCAGGTGGCGAAAAAGCTCGTTTGCTTTTAGCTAAATTGTCTATGGAAAACAACAACTTCTTGATTCTGGATGAGCCGACCAACCACTTGGATATTGATAGCAAGGAAGTGTTGGAAAATGCCTTGATTGACTTCGATGGAACTCTTCTCTTCGTCAGCCACGACCGTTACTTTATCAATCGTGTAGCAACTCATGTTCTAGAATTGTCTGAGAATGGTTCAACTCTCTACCTTGGAGATTACGATTACTATGTCGAGAAGAAAGCAGAAGTAGAAATGAGTCAGACTGAGGAAGCTTCAACTAGCAATCAAGCAAAGGAAGCAAGCCCAGTTAATGACTATCAGGCCCAGAAAGAAAGTCAAAAAGAAGTTCGCAAGCTCATGAGACAAATCGAAAGTCTAGAAGCTGAAATTGAAGAGCTAGAAAGTCAAAGCCAAGCCATTTCTGAACAAATGTTGGAGACAAATGATGCCGATAAACTGATGGAATTACAGGCTGAGCTGGACAAAATCAGCCACCGTCAGGAAGAAGCTATGCTTGAATGGGAAGAATTATCGGAGCAGGTGTAA
- a CDS encoding MBL fold metallo-hydrolase produces MSETGFKYSILASGSSGNSFYLETPKKKLLVDAGLSGKKITSLLAEINRKPEDLDAILITHEHSDHIHGVGVLARKYGMDLYANEKTWQAMENSKYLGKVDFSQKHIFEMGKTKTFGDIDIESFGVSHDAVAPQFYRFMKDDKSFVMLTDTGYVSDRMAGIVENADGYLIESNHDVEILRAGSYAWRLKQRILSDLGHLSNEDGAEAMIRTLGNRTKKIYLGHLSKENNIKELAHMTMVNQLAQADLGVGVDFKVYDTSPDTATPLTDI; encoded by the coding sequence ATGAGTGAAACAGGCTTTAAATACAGTATTTTAGCGTCGGGTTCCAGTGGAAATTCCTTTTATCTGGAAACCCCTAAAAAGAAGCTTTTAGTGGATGCAGGCTTGTCTGGTAAGAAAATTACCAGCCTACTTGCTGAAATTAACCGTAAACCCGAGGACCTGGATGCCATCTTGATTACACATGAGCATTCAGACCATATCCACGGAGTGGGAGTTTTGGCTCGCAAGTATGGTATGGATCTTTATGCCAATGAAAAGACCTGGCAAGCAATGGAAAATAGCAAGTACCTTGGAAAGGTAGATTTTTCGCAAAAGCATATCTTTGAAATGGGTAAAACCAAAACCTTTGGAGATATCGACATCGAGAGTTTTGGTGTTAGCCACGATGCGGTTGCACCGCAGTTTTATCGCTTTATGAAGGATGATAAGAGTTTTGTCATGCTGACTGATACAGGTTATGTGAGTGACCGTATGGCAGGGATTGTCGAAAATGCAGATGGCTACCTTATCGAGTCCAACCATGATGTAGAGATTTTGCGAGCAGGTTCTTACGCTTGGCGACTCAAACAACGAATCCTATCTGATCTGGGGCATCTTTCTAACGAGGATGGTGCTGAAGCAATGATTCGGACACTTGGGAATCGCACTAAGAAAATCTACCTTGGACATTTATCTAAGGAAAATAATATCAAGGAACTGGCTCACATGACCATGGTCAATCAGCTAGCCCAAGCTGATTTAGGTGTAGGAGTAGACTTTAAGGTTTACGATACATCACCAGATACCGCAACACCATTGACAGATATATAA
- the pta gene encoding phosphate acetyltransferase, whose translation MEVFESLKANLVGKNARIVLPEGEEPRILQATKRLVKETEVIPVLLGNPEKIKIYLEIEGIEDGYEVIDPQHYDKFEEMVAALVERRKGKMSEEDARKVLVEDVNYFGVMLVYLGLVDGMVSGAIHSTASTVRPALQIIKTRPNVTRTSGAFLMVRGTERYLFGDCAININPDAEALAEIAINSAITAKMFGIEPKIAMLSYSTKGSGFGESVDKVVEATKIAHDLRPDLEIDGELQFDAAFVPETAALKAPGSTVAGQANVFIFPGIEAGNIGYKMAERLGGFAAVGPVLQGLNKPVNDLSRGCNADDVYKLTLITAAQAVHQ comes from the coding sequence ATGGAAGTTTTTGAAAGTCTCAAAGCCAACTTGGTTGGTAAAAATGCTCGTATCGTTCTCCCTGAAGGGGAAGAACCTCGTATTCTTCAAGCGACTAAACGTCTGGTAAAAGAAACAGAAGTAATTCCTGTTTTGCTTGGAAATCCTGAAAAAATTAAAATTTATCTTGAAATCGAAGGTATCGAAGATGGTTATGAAGTCATCGACCCTCAACACTACGATAAATTTGAAGAAATGGTTGCTGCCTTGGTAGAGCGTCGCAAGGGCAAAATGTCTGAAGAAGATGCACGCAAGGTTTTGGTTGAAGATGTCAACTATTTTGGTGTTATGTTAGTTTACTTGGGCTTGGTTGATGGAATGGTATCAGGTGCGATTCACTCAACAGCGTCAACAGTTCGTCCAGCTCTACAAATCATTAAAACTCGTCCAAACGTAACTCGTACTTCAGGAGCCTTCCTCATGGTTCGTGGTACGGAACGTTACCTCTTTGGGGACTGTGCTATCAATATCAATCCAGATGCAGAAGCCTTGGCTGAGATTGCAATCAACTCGGCAATCACAGCTAAGATGTTTGGCATCGAGCCTAAAATCGCTATGCTAAGCTATTCTACTAAAGGTTCAGGATTTGGAGAAAGCGTTGATAAGGTTGTTGAAGCAACTAAAATTGCTCACGACTTGCGCCCTGACCTTGAAATCGATGGTGAGTTGCAATTTGATGCAGCCTTTGTTCCTGAAACTGCAGCTTTGAAAGCTCCTGGAAGTACAGTAGCTGGTCAAGCAAATGTCTTCATCTTCCCAGGTATTGAGGCTGGAAATATCGGATACAAGATGGCTGAACGTCTTGGTGGTTTTGCGGCTGTTGGACCTGTTTTGCAAGGTTTGAACAAGCCTGTTAACGACCTTTCTCGTGGATGTAATGCTGATGATGTCTACAAGTTGACTCTTATCACAGCAGCCCAAGCTGTTCATCAATAA
- a CDS encoding RluA family pseudouridine synthase → MKFEFIADEHVKVKTFLKKHEVSKGLLAKIKFRGGAILVNDQPQNATYLLDLGDRVTIDIPAEEGFETLEAIERPLDILYEDDHFLVLNKPYGVASIPSVNHSNTIANFIKGYYVKQNYENQQVHIVTRLDRDTSGLMLFAKHGYAHARLDKQLQKKSIEKRYFALVKGDGYLESEGEIIAPIARDEDSIITRRVAKGGKYAHTSYKIVASYGNIHLVDIRLHTGRTHQIRVHFSHIGFPLLGDDLYGGSLDDGIQRQALHCHYLSFYHPFLEQDLQLESPLPDDFSNLITQLSTNTL, encoded by the coding sequence ATGAAGTTTGAATTTATCGCAGATGAACATGTCAAGGTTAAGACCTTTTTGAAAAAGCACGAGGTTTCGAAGGGGCTTCTGGCCAAGATTAAGTTTCGGGGTGGAGCTATTCTAGTCAATGACCAACCGCAAAATGCAACGTATCTATTGGATCTTGGAGATCGAGTTACCATTGACATTCCCGCTGAGGAAGGCTTTGAAACTCTAGAAGCAATCGAGCGCCCACTGGATATTCTCTATGAGGATGACCATTTTCTAGTCTTGAATAAACCCTATGGAGTGGCGTCTATTCCTAGTGTCAATCACTCCAATACCATTGCCAATTTTATCAAGGGTTACTACGTTAAGCAAAACTATGAAAATCAGCAGGTTCACATTGTGACTAGACTTGATCGTGATACTTCTGGCTTGATGCTCTTTGCCAAACACGGCTATGCCCATGCACGATTAGACAAGCAGTTGCAGAAGAAATCTATCGAGAAACGCTACTTTGCTTTGGTTAAAGGTGATGGATATTTGGAGTCAGAGGGGGAAATTATTGCTCCGATTGCGCGTGATGAAGACTCCATTATTACCAGACGAGTGGCTAAAGGCGGAAAGTATGCCCATACTTCTTACAAGATTGTAGCTTCTTATGGAAATATTCACTTGGTTGATATTCGCCTGCATACTGGACGAACCCATCAAATCCGGGTCCATTTTTCTCATATTGGATTTCCTTTGTTGGGAGATGATTTGTATGGTGGTAGTCTGGACGACGGCATCCAACGTCAGGCCCTGCATTGCCATTACCTATCCTTTTATCATCCATTTTTAGAGCAAGACTTGCAGTTAGAAAGTCCCTTGCCAGATGATTTTAGCAACCTTATTACCCAGTTATCAACTAATACTCTATAA